TATTGCATTCGTCTTTTTAAAGTTGAAGTACTGAGCCCATCCAGTCACATTTTCTCACTGTGCACGaacccagcagcagcaagagcagCACCAAAGCACCGCAACGCCATCGAGCTATCTGTGACTGACTTGAATTTCGTTTTAATTGTACtcaatttggcatatccaggGGCAAACGACCACATATCTCAAACCGAACTCGACTCCCTTCCGTTTCCTGCTTTCGCACTTGTAGCCGGCGGCTCATAAGCTGCAGTAGAAGCATCTGGGCCGGCATTAAAGGGTCAGCACATGGTAGTACTGGTAGTACTGCTGTTCAGTGTACATGGCACTGCATTTCTCGTTTTTATCATGTTCTTGTACTCATTTGGATACCCTGTATTGTGAGAGCATGTTGTACTTGCCAAAAGCTATGTCGTTCATTATCAGATCttggatatatatgtatatgctggGGGGATTGGAACCTAATTTTCAACCATATAACATACGTCATAAAGATCTAACAGATCCTTTGGCAATTTTATGATTTGTACATCTCGGGGTCTATTAGAAAGTCTTTCTATAATTTTCTACGAAATTCCACATCATCAGTTTTTCAAGTGTCCGCTTTTGGCTTGTAACACAATGCGGGGTATTCAATAGTCGTTACTCGCGACTATAGCCCTCGACTGGTCCTTCTTCACtaatttttgtgtttcgtATGTCGGCAGCGTATTTCGTTATGATGTGATGCGCTTGTTAGGTGCCACAgcacaaatgcaaatgcaaatgcgaatgCATTCCACCTGTCTAAAGCTGGGCACTTGCTTTTCATTCCGCCACGTGTGCCGCGTCCTCCTTTGTGCACACAGACACTCTCGCACTCGTCCTGCCCACACACACGTATGGTcccaaaaataagaaatacaaaaaataaataaaccataCCGAACACCTACCATACCATATATACATAGaaggaaaatgttaaaaaaaaaaatgagcacCTCGAGCATTGGAAGCTTAGCACGCGCTCCTTGCTTCGTTTGTTGCATTCAGCACGGAAAGGAGCACGGGGAGTGAAATACAAAATAGAGAACACTTCTACGgtagcattttttttaaattattttatatttttagtgcACTGTGGACTGTGGGTGGGCtctatatgtgtgtgtgtgtgtgcgggcaTCTCACCTGGAGTGAATGGATGTGAAATGACAAAAAATGAGACAACGCCACGGCATTTGACCCCTTCCCCTTTCACCGGCTTTCtgctggaaaatgggaaagttAAGCAGACAAGCTGCCTGGCAGGCGGCTGCAGGACACTAATGAAGCataatttaactttttgctCCGCCAGTTGCATTTGAATAATTTgtattatgcatttatttaacatttttaatgaacCCAAATGCAATGGTTGAGGGCAAGGAACCGCCGGGCAGGGAATTATTGTCCAAATAACGAATAGTGTATGTAGGAAATTGTAAAACATATTCATTGCAGCGCAACTCCATCTTTACACTTCAGATTAACGCGCGTCATTAAGCTTAAAGTTATGCAAGAAACATTAACTTCTTATTAACAATTGTGAGATCAAAGTATTACTTATTAATAGTAACATGTATCTTAAGGTAGTCttaaactatatatattaatcaTGTATTATCTTAAATCCAACTAAGGTAAGTTAAGTTAACCGATTAATAATTGGCTGCTTTTGAAACTACAAACTACCACATAAGTAAATGgagaaaagtttttaaaagtcACAATAAAGACACTGTACAGTATCAAAACGGTGTGCCAACAAATATGTAGATTTTGTATCATGTTTTCCCTCTTCAGTTGTTCACCCTTCCTTTTCCGGATTTCAAACTATTTTTGTGCACTAGTTACCCTTTTTGGAACTGTATACTGTAAACTAAATacctatattttatatcttttttcacatactataaaaaaaaaccaaataactTTGCTTGGCCACTCGCACCTTGCACCAATTGCTCTGTTTCGTGCACCTttttttgaatgcaaatcaaaatggaaaaaacaaaaaactaaatacaaaaatcATAAACCAAAATCTTTTTGAAACTTTTTGATGTGAATACGAAATTATTgcgaaatttgatttttgaacGCAACCTTTAATGGATGGtggtttatatatataatacatataaaacattttaaaactatttagAGAAAAAGAGTGAGTATATTTAATGGTTGACTATGTATTACGTTTAAGAATGCCCTATAGCAAAACTATTTATACTATACAATACATCTCTATTTCTATACCTATACTCTTTTTCccgcaaatatatttttgaattggTCCAAAATCATTCGACCGATGACTAAAAGAATCAcatctcttttgttttttgatatGTTTCTCTATTTCAACGTCTTTTGATAAATCTTACCAAACCATTTAAAAGGTCGGCAAGGATTTTTGATgctccttaaaaaaaaaaaagaaagcagcACAcgtgtataaaaaatatatatatactattttttgattttccacTGTATGTTTTTTGCACACAACCGAGTAACAAATTTTTGAATGCTTacatgtttgtttttgctaaGTGAGACGAGTTGGACATCGAAATCCAAGTGTTTCCGATAGCCCATATTTTTGTGTACCATTTTTGACACCATACTCCTAAGTAATGGtctatataataaaaatattaataatatatcaAGGTATAATCTGCACCCCCTATAAACTGTGAGCACCAATTGAGCAACCCCTTCCATTTGCAAACTATTTAGTACCTAAGCAGCACTTTGGTTGTTTGGTTCCTCCAGTTCCCACTcctaatttattttaactCTGTTTTTGTCTGTGTTGTGGTGATGGCATTGACTTGGAACTAGGTTTGTTCTGGCTCTGTACTTCCAACATATATCTTGGATATGTATTTACTCCTAGGGTCTAATCTCTTAGTAATAGTTGCCTTAGTTTTCTTTCTGTctacaaaaaacgaaaaccatGTATTACAATGTTAAGTAAGTTAGTGGTTAAGCAGCCTAGCCAATAAATTGGCATAAGTTAAGCTATctttaatgtttatatttcaAGTTGTTTTCACCACTGTGAGTATTCCCATCTAATCGTCATTTTTCTCGTCGTCGCCTCTAGTGCCCGGCGATCCGCAAGATGTGAAGGCCACACCTTTGAACTCCACTTCGATCCATGTCAGCTGGAAGCCGCCTCTCGAAAAGGATCGCAATGGCATCATCCGTGGGTATCATATACACGCCCAGGAGCTGCGAGATGAGGTGAGTTttaaagagtttttttttttttttggctatttAAGAGAGCAATTGCAATTTCTACATCCTtactatttaaatttgtttattttgattcAGGGCAAGGGCTTTTTGAACGAACCCTTCAAGTTTGATGTGGTAGACACGCTGGAGTTCAATGTGACTGGCTTGCAGCCGGATACAAAGTACTCCATTCAGGTGGCGGCACTAACTCGTAAAGGAGATGGTGACCGGAGTGCTGCGATTGTGGTGAAAACTCCTGGCGGAGTACCAGTTCGACCAACGGTGAGTCTGAAGATCATGGAGCGGGAACCGATCGTGTCCATCGAACTAGAATGGGAGCGACCGGCGCAGACCTATGGCGAATTGCGTGGCTATCGACTTCGATGGGGCGTCAAGGACCAAGCACTGAAGGAGGAGATGCTGTCAGGACCGCAGATGACCAAGAAACGGTTTGATAACTTGGAACGCGGAGTTGAGTACGAATTTCGTGTGGCGGGCAGCAATCATATTGGTATCGGGCAAGAGACGGTGAAAATATTTCAGACACCCGAGGGAACACCCGGTGGACCGCCTTCTAACATTACCATTCGCTTCCAAACTCCGGATGTACTGTGCGTGACCTGGGATCCACCAACTAGGGAGCACCGGAATGGCATAATCACCCGCTATGATGTTCAGTTTCACAAGAAAATCGATCATGGCCTGGGATCCGAGCGAAATATGACTCTCCGGAAGGCGGTGTTCACAAATCTGGAGGAGAACACCGAGTATATCTTCCGGGTGAGGGCTTATACGAAGCAGGGAGCTGGTCCCTTCAGCGACAAGTTAATCGTGGAGACAGAACGTGACATGGGTCGAGCACCTATGTCCCTGCAGGCAGAGGCAACATCGGAGCAAACTGCGGAGATTTGGTGGGAACCGGTAACAAGTCGTGGCAAGTTGCTGGGCTACAAGATCTTTTACACCATGACAGCTGTCGAGGATCTGGACGATTGGCAAACGAAAACCGTTGGACTTACGGAATCCGCTGATCTTGTTAATCTCGAGAAGTTTGCCCAATATGCCGTGGCCATTGCGGCGAGGTTCAAGAACGGATTGGGACGTCTTAGTGAAAAGGTTACAGTACGCATCAAGCCGGAGGATGTGCCCTTAAATCTTCGCGCTCACGATGTCAGCACCCATTCGATGACCTTGAGTTGGTCGCCACCCATTCGCCTAACCCCGGTAAACTACAAGATCAGCTTCGATGCCATGAAGGTGTTTGTGGACTCGCAGGGATTCTCCCAGACCCAGATCGTTCCCAAGCGAGAGATTATCCTTAAGCACTATGTGAAGACCCACACTATCAACGAACTCAGTCCGTTTACCACGTACAATGTGAATGTGAGTGCCATTCCCTCGGATTATTCCTACCGGCCGCCCACAAAGATTACGGTCACAACGCAAATGGCTGCACCTCAGCCAATGGTGAAGCCGGATTTCTACGGCGTTGTTAATGGCGAGGAAATTCTGGTGATACTGCCTCAGGCTTCGGAGGAATATGGACCCATATCGCACTATTATTTGGTGGTGGTCCCGGAGGACAAGTCCAATCTGCACAAGATACCCGATCAGTTCCTTACCGATGATCTCTTGCCGGGCAGGAATAAGCCAGAGCGTCCGAATGCACCGTACATTGCAGCCAAGTTCCCGCAGCGTTCCATTCCGTTCACATTCCACCTGGGATCTGGCGATGATTATCATAACTTTACAAATCGCAAATTGGAGCGAGAGAAGCGCTACCGCATCTTTGTGCGAGCGGTTGTGGATACGCCACAGAAGCACCTCTACACCTCCAGTCCCTTCTCTGAGTTCCTATCGCTGGACATGAGGGAAGCTCCGCCAGGTGAGCGGCCCCACCGACCCGATCCCAATTGGCCCGCGGAGCCGGAAGTGTCGGTGAACCGCAACAAGGACGAACCGGAGATTCTGTGGGTGGTGCTGCCCCTGATGGTGTCCACATTCATTGTGTCCACCGCCCTGATCGTTCTCTGTGTGGTTAAGCGTCGTCGCCAGCCGTGCAAGACTCCGGATCAGGCAGCTGTCACAAGGCCACTGATGGCCGCCGACCTGGGAGCCGGACCTACGCCCAGCGATCCCGTGGACATGAGGCGCTTGAACTTCCAGACACCCGGCATGATCTCCCATCCGCCCATACCGATATCCGAGTTTGCCAACCACATCGAACGACTCAAGTCCAATGACAAtcagaagttttcgcaggaATACGAAAGCATTGAGCCGGGCCAACAGTTCACCTGGGACAACTCCAATCTGGAGCATAACAAGTCTAAGAATCGCTATGCAAATGTTACCGCCTACGATCATTCACGCGTCCAGTTGCCAGCGGTGGAGGGTGTGGTTGGATCAGATTACATCAATGCCAATTACTGTGACGGCTATCGGAAGCACAATGCCTACGTGGCGACCCAAGGTCCGTTGCAGGAGACCTTTGTCGACTTCTGGCGCATGTGTTGGGAACTGAAGACGGCAACCATTGTGATGATGACGCGATTGGAGGAACGAACGCGCATAAAGTGCGATCAGTATTGGCCCACTCGCGGAACGGAAACCTATGGTCAGATCTTTGTTACCATCACGGAGACACAGGAACTGGCCACCTACAGCATCCGCACCTTCCAGTTGTGCCGGCAGGGCTTTAACGATCGGCGTGAGATCAAGCAGCTGCAGTTCACAGCCTGGCCAGATCATGGAGTGCCCGATCATCCGGCGCCCTTCCTTCAGTTCTTGCGCCGGTGTCGCGCCCTCACGCCACCGGAATCCGGACCCGTGATTGTTCACTGCTCTGCGGGAGTTGGTCGCACTGGCTGTTATATCGTAATCGATTCAATGTTGGAACGAATGAAGCACGAGAAGATTATCGACATCTATGGGCATGTTACTTGTTTACGGGCGCAACGGAACTACATGGTGCAGACGGAGGATCAGTACATCTTCATTCATGACGCCATCCTGGAGGCCATCATCTGTGGGGTGACGGAGGTGCCGGCTCGCAATCTACACACCCACCTACAGAAACTATTGATCACGGAGCCCGGCGAGACCATCTCGGGCATGGAGGTGGAGTTCAAGAAGCTGTCTAACGTCAAGATGGACTCGTCCAAGTTCGTAACGGCCAATCTGCCGTGCAACAAGCACAAGAATCGCCTGGTCCACATTCTGCCGTACGAGTCAAGTCGCGTCTACCTGACCCCCATCCATGGAATCGAGGGAAGCGACTATGTCAACGCCAGCTTCATCGACGGCTATCGTTACCGTTCCGCATACATCGCCGCACAGGGTCCTGTCCAGGATGCCGCTGAGGACTTTTGGCGCATGCTCTGGGAGCACAACTCCACCATTGTGGTCATGCTGACCAAGCTCAAGGAAATGGGAAGGGTAAGCTCCCCCCTTGCACCATAATACAGTGATTATTCATATCCATTAACCAATACATTCCCACAGGAAAAGTGCTTCCAGTACTGGCCTCATGAGCGATCCGTACGCTATCAGTATTATGTCGTGGATCCCATTGCTGAGTACAACATGCCGCAGTATAAGCTGCGTGAATTTAAGGTGAGCACCATTCACTTGACTTGATTGGCTTACAACAtgaaactaatttaatttacctCAATGAAACTAGGTCACGGATGCCCGAGATGGCTCATCGCGCACCGTCCGCCAGTTCCAGTTCATCGATTGGCCGGAGCAGGGTGTGCCCAAGTCGGGCGAGGGCTTCATCGACTTCATCGGACAGGTGCACAAGACCAAGGAGCAGTTTGGCCAGGATGGACCCATTACCGTGCACTGTTCGGCGGGCGTGGGACGTTCGGGTGTCTTTATCACTCTGAGCATCGTTCTGGAACGAATGCAGTACGAGGGAGTACTGGACGTCTTCCAGACAGTGCGCATACTGCGATCCCAGCGTCCGGCTATGGTACAAACCGAGGTGGGTATTGCACTGGCTTCTAAACCGATGAAGGAAAGTGGATTCATTCACTTTTTTAACTCCCATAGGATCAATACCACTTCTGCTATCGCGCTGCACTGGAGTACTTGGGCTCATTCGACAATTATACAAACTGAGTGCATTTCTCAATGGGATTGCCAGGTCCACAGAGCTAAAATCTCATCGACCCTGCGTTCGTTGCATACTTATTTCGAACTCTACGCATAATACGCATTTACGATATACACGGATATCATAACTCTAAAGTATTATAGCCAGCTACTGCCCACACTTACTTAATACACCTATACTTATATACGTGGATATGTTTAGTTGATAAGCGCACCCCCGCCCGCAGGTTATGTTACCATTACGATTCTTTGGGGGACTCGATCTTATATATTGCGTTCTATTTTATTGATAATGTAAACTAAAGAAGACTGTTACACGTTTAATTATCAAAACCTTATATATCAACCCACATGCACTTCTATGTACGAGTATGTGCATCAAGATTTGCTCGCTAATGGAGAAGGATGTCAATcaacttgttgttgttcgtgGTACTGCCGCCGGAGTGACCATGAATGAGGGGCGCCACTGGAAACCGATACATATTTGAACTAAGGACTTGGTAGCTATTAGTCTTACCGCCTAAATCGAATCTCGAACGGAAGCAAAGGGTCGAAAGTAGAAGCCATTTTAAGTAAATCGAAAACTTCTGGCGATTTGGCGCAAACTCCAGACgctattataatatataatacaatCAATCAAACACTGCTATGTTAATCAGTTTTCATGCCTTGGTTAATGGAAACCAGTATAAACGGTCCGTGCAATTAGTCAAAAGTCTTGCATAGCGCATATTTTATAAGGCAGCTAGATTctaaaattagttttcaaaCACAACTTACGTTTTGATCTCCCCGCAAAAGATGACGAACCTTATGGACTGATCGATGTCTTGGTAGCTAACAGACAGTTCAAATTTCAAAGACCATTATGATAGATCACATACGCAACTTCCAGCCAAGCAGCTATTTTAACTTCAACCTCATTCCCTCGACTTCTATTCAGTTCCCTAGTACATTCCTGTATATACCACAGTCGATACCCGAGCTAGccacttatgtatgtgtaattTAGATTGAAAAGCTATGAAAAGTTATTGTACCTAAGGTGTATGAAGACATAGAGAATAACCGAGCGAACAGATTAGAATGATAACTGTAGATATGTACTGTAGCATATAATTTTTACCATAAAATAGAGCGACACACGCggttataaataaacataaacataaaatcgAGACATTGGCAATAGTTCTTAAGGTACATAATAATGTATATAACTGATAAGCTGTTTTGCAAAACGTTTGAATTCGGCCTCGTAactatacataaatatataaagagTTAGCAAGCAAATGCTTAAAAGCAAACACTAAATTATTAGCTGAAACACATGTTAAACAACCATAGTCATATGtaaactaaatatttatacgAAATAAAGGTATTTGTTATAACTACTCTAGCATGTTGCCCCTGCCAATTGGATCGGAAGTGTTAGGAAGTAGTAAATTTTGAGACGATGTTGGACGGCTGGGCGTATTTGGAATAAACCGAGAGATACTAAATTAAACTATAGCGCTAGCAAAAATAGATGTCTAGATAATGGTACCCCCGCAGAGAGTTGCAATCGTATTACACGTAACATATacataaattgaaatgtacgattatattgtatattacaCAATCTGCCGGCTTGTCAAGTTTTGTTAAgataattaattgttttgtatGTTTTACGAAATAGAAagataaaacaattttaaaggTCATACGATacacaaacaagcaaacaataTAATGATTATACTAATCAAGCAAACAGAAGAGCGTATGTATTTCGCATTAAAGTATGGGTAAGAATGTCAtattatgtttaaaaatacCATGCAAATAATATATCATTTTCAAAAAACTGCAAACTGAAtgatgaaaaataataaaagacgaaaataaaaaccgtTTAGAGCCTTTAATTTACCCTTCAAAAGGTATTTGATGGTAGTTTATTTTATACTTTTACATCATTACAAAGTATTTTCTTTATCGCTAGCCactacttttgttttttttttatttttgtctttCTGACGAATCCATTAACAGATCCATTTTTGAATACATCATAGACGAAGAAGCCTGCCAAGCCATGAGCCATCATGAGGAAAAATTGTAATCAGAGGGAGCAATCTCTGGTCAATCGGCTGGTGGGGTAGTGCTTTCCAAGTAAGATTTTACGAGCCAACTATGATGAGTCTGTGAGCCCTGTGGTGCCGCCAAATACTTTGTCACGTCCATATCCATATTCCTTACAATGATGGTCTCGTTTGGTATTCAAGCTAACAATAAACATAGCCATCTTCCTTCACGGTCAACATACACGTCCACATTTGAATAGAATGTATTTCAAAAGTAATTGccattattaattaattcatttgaATCTTAATACAATGAGTAGCCAGACCCTTTCCTGCACTATTCCGTGGGAATACCTCTCC
The sequence above is a segment of the Drosophila melanogaster chromosome 2L genome. Coding sequences within it:
- the Lar gene encoding Leukocyte-antigen-related-like, isoform A; this encodes MGLQMTAARPIAALSLLVLSLLTWTHPTIVDAAHPPEIIRKPQNQGVRVGGVASFYCAARGDPPPSIVWRKNGKKVSGTQSRYTVLEQPGGISILRIEPVRAGRDDAPYECVAENGVGDAVSADATLTIYEGDKTPAGFPVITQGPGTRVIEVGHTVLMTCKAIGNPTPNIYWIKNQTKVDMSNPRYSLKDGFLQIENSREEDQGKYECVAENSMGTEHSKATNLYVKVRRVPPTFSRPPETISEVMLGSNLNLSCIAVGSPMPHVKWMKGSEDLTPENEMPIGRNVLQLINIQESANYTCIAASTLGQIDSVSVVKVQSLPTAPTDVQISEVTATSVRLEWSYKGPEDLQYYVIQYKPKNANQAFSEISGIITMYYVVRALSPYTEYEFYVIAVNNIGRGPPSAPATCTTGETKMESAPRNVQVRTLSSSTMVITWEPPETPNGQVTGYKVYYTTNSNQPEASWNSQMVDNSELTTVSELTPHAIYTVRVQAYTSMGAGPMSTPVQVKAQQGVPSQPSNFRATDIGETAVTLQWTKPTHSSENIVHYELYWNDTYANQAHHKRISNSEAYTLDGLYPDTLYYIWLAARSQRGEGATTPPIPVRTKQYVPGAPPRNITAIATSSTTISLSWLPPPVERSNGRIIYYKVFFVEVGREDDEATTMTLNMTSIVLDELKRWTEYKIWVLAGTSVGDGPRSHPIILRTQEDVPGDPQDVKATPLNSTSIHVSWKPPLEKDRNGIIRGYHIHAQELRDEGKGFLNEPFKFDVVDTLEFNVTGLQPDTKYSIQVAALTRKGDGDRSAAIVVKTPGGVPVRPTVSLKIMEREPIVSIELEWERPAQTYGELRGYRLRWGVKDQALKEEMLSGPQMTKKRFDNLERGVEYEFRVAGSNHIGIGQETVKIFQTPEGTPGGPPSNITIRFQTPDVLCVTWDPPTREHRNGIITRYDVQFHKKIDHGLGSERNMTLRKAVFTNLEENTEYIFRVRAYTKQGAGPFSDKLIVETERDMGRAPMSLQAEATSEQTAEIWWEPVTSRGKLLGYKIFYTMTAVEDLDDWQTKTVGLTESADLVNLEKFAQYAVAIAARFKNGLGRLSEKVTVRIKPEDVPLNLRAHDVSTHSMTLSWSPPIRLTPVNYKISFDAMKVFVDSQGFSQTQIVPKREIILKHYVKTHTINELSPFTTYNVNVSAIPSDYSYRPPTKITVTTQMAAPQPMVKPDFYGVVNGEEILVILPQASEEYGPISHYYLVVVPEDKSNLHKIPDQFLTDDLLPGRNKPERPNAPYIAAKFPQRSIPFTFHLGSGDDYHNFTNRKLEREKRYRIFVRAVVDTPQKHLYTSSPFSEFLSLDMREAPPGERPHRPDPNWPAEPEVSVNRNKDEPEILWVVLPLMVSTFIVSTALIVLCVVKRRRQPCKTPDQAAVTRPLMAADLGAGPTPSDPVDMRRLNFQTPGMISHPPIPISEFANHIERLKSNDNQKFSQEYESIEPGQQFTWDNSNLEHNKSKNRYANVTAYDHSRVQLPAVEGVVGSDYINANYCDGYRKHNAYVATQGPLQETFVDFWRMCWELKTATIVMMTRLEERTRIKCDQYWPTRGTETYGQIFVTITETQELATYSIRTFQLCRQGFNDRREIKQLQFTAWPDHGVPDHPAPFLQFLRRCRALTPPESGPVIVHCSAGVGRTGCYIVIDSMLERMKHEKIIDIYGHVTCLRAQRNYMVQTEDQYIFIHDAILEAIICGVTEVPARNLHTHLQKLLITEPGETISGMEVEFKKLSNVKMDSSKFVTANLPCNKHKNRLVHILPYESSRVYLTPIHGIEGSDYVNASFIDGYRYRSAYIAAQGPVQDAAEDFWRMLWEHNSTIVVMLTKLKEMGREKCFQYWPHERSVRYQYYVVDPIAEYNMPQYKLREFKVTDARDGSSRTVRQFQFIDWPEQGVPKSGEGFIDFIGQVHKTKEQFGQDGPITVHCSAGVGRSGVFITLSIVLERMQYEGVLDVFQTVRILRSQRPAMVQTEDQYHFCYRAALEYLGSFDNYTN